GAATCCATGCCCAAAGTGGTCAATGGCATCGTAGTAAACGCCCAAAAAATCCCACTCTTCGTATTCCATAATGTAGGTTGCAGCCGAGTGAATCGTAGAACAGTCTGCAATAATTTTTGCCACCGAATGAATGCGTTTTTGGGTGCGTTTGTCATCCTGCTTCATGTTGGGAGCATTCGGCAAAAATGGTAGCAAATGATTGGCAGTCAATTCTTGGGGATGTACTCTCATTTTGGCGAACAGGTCAGATTTGCTAGCAGGATGCACAGTTCCTTGCATCATGGGCCATTCTGTCAGTTGTTCGTTTTCTTTGGGGTAATGGGCTTTTTGGTAAAAATTTGAAACCATCGTCCCATTGATGGGTTCGGCAGGGTGGGAGGGCCACCAACCGATTACATGGGTTTTGTAGTTTTCTTGTGTGAGCATGTTCCAAATTGCCTTGCACTTTCGGGAAGTGTTCAAGACGGGGCGAATCCCTTTTCCATCGGGTCGAGGCTCCGAAAATCCCCAAATACCATGTTTGTAGGGACGCTTACCCGTACCGATTGAAGTCCACAACATGGGAGAAAGAGGTGGGTCGAGGGTCGCTAAATTCCCCATAACTCCTTCATTTACCAGTTTTTCTAAATTTGGCATCAAACCTGCATCCATCATGGGATTGATGGCTTTCCAATCTGCTGCATCCCAACCGATGAGTAATATTTTCTTTTTTTGCATGAGCCTCCACTTGTCATTTTATTTGGCTCAATATAAGGATGATTTTTATTTTTTATAAAGCAAATAATTAACAAAATAATATTGGCGATGATATAGAATAGAAATTAGTGACATCCAAACTCATAGAGTATTTTCGAGAGGACACAACACACACACTATTGAACTATCAATTTACCGTTTTCAATATTGCCTCTTTCCCATTGCAGCCGATAAAAGTAAATGCCCGATTGAAGTGAAAAAAGTTCTATTTCATTTCGCTGTGTTTCCTTCAATGCCACACTTTTCACTAATTTTCCCAAGCTGTCAAATAGCTGCAATGTGCCGCTTTGAAGGACTTGTTTTGGATTTTGCTCCAAAGTCAAAAGCGTATTTGTTGTGGCGGGATTGGGGAATAATTGAATTGTGGAGGATTGGAGATTTGTAGTGGGTTTTTCTTCAATGTTGGTAATCAGACCTTCATCGAATAAAGCTTGCACATAATCGGCTGCTTGTCGGATGGGTGCAAAACTGGGGCAGGGGTATTCTACACCTTCACGTACCCATAAAACTGCGAAGTGGAGTTCTTTTTGTTGGTTGGGTTGGATGGTGAAAGGACCAATGCCCATCAACATTCTTATGTTTTGAGCAGGGTAATCTAGAGAACACATAGACCAACCATTTTCATCCTTTGGGTCGGAGGGAAACATGTGTAAGAAGGTTTCGCCATTGTATGTCATAGGGCTTCCATATTTTAGTAAACCCCATAAACCGTTGTAACCTTGTTCTTCATATTCAGGAAAGCCCCAAATATTTGGGTCTCCTCCTCGGTGCCAGCAAGTATATAAATCGGCATGAGTTCCGTCATTTTTTTGTGGCCCTTGAAGCAGTTTTATACCTGTCATGGGTATGTCCTCTTTGTATTCGCCATCAAAATCATCCCCATTGTAAACAATTGCCATGTTTCGCAAAGTATCGCAGCCCATGTAGTCATCATCGTACTGTCCTAAATCTGGAACAATAGACATTCCAATCATCATAGAATCCATTCGCAAATTGGACTTGTTGGAGAAGGTGTATTTATAGAAAGTATGGTTTTGTAGCGCAGGAACACTATTGTAGGCATAAGCCATAGCATGGATTTCCAACTGAATGGTTTTATCTAAATAAGGAGAACCATACCCACCTTTGTCGTTGAAAACCCACCAAAGAGCCTGATCTCCTAAGATTTCGGGATAATCACCGTCCATTGGATTGTAGTTGTCGTCGCCGTTTAAGTCTATGAAAGGAGCTAATTCTCGGTTGGGTGAAAAAGAAATATGAGGGTTGTTTTTGGCAGGCCACTCTAAAATATCTTTGGGAATCTGGGTAAACAAGCCCAATCTAAAGGAATCCAAAGCAGATTTATTGATTTTCCAAATTCTATCGTAGTATTTACATATTTCGGGATAGGTATCTCCGATGTCGTCTAAAGGTCCTGGGAAATATCGCTCTCCTAAGCTCCATTGCCCTGCAAAGTTTTGGAAGACAATTCTTTTCCGCCCCATTTCATCGACTGCTCCCAACCAAAAGTCGAAAGAAAACATGCTGTGTTTGCCGCTTCCTTTTGGGACTTCGTAATGCGGATGAGTGGTCAATGGGTCAAACCACATATTGCCACTTGCCCAATACCTTGCCCGCACATTGTTGATGTCTAAATCTGCAAAAGTGACTCCTTTTTCGCATTGGGGTAGTTGGGCATGAACATTGAAGTGGATGAAAAGTAGGACGAATAAGGTTTTGAAGTAGTTGTTTTGCATAGTTTTGTATTTTACTGAATCATTAATTTACCGTTTTCAACACCACCTTTTTCCCATTGCAGCCGATAAAAGTAAATGCCTGATTGAAGTGAAAAAAGCTCTATTTCATTTCGCTGTGTTTCCTTCAATGCCACACTTTTCACTAATTTTCCCAAGCTGTCAAATAGCTGCAATATGCCTTTTTGAAGGGCTTGATTGGAATTTTGATTCAAATACAAAACAGCATTTGAAGCGGCAGGGTTGGGGAATAAGTGAATTGTGGAGGATTGGAGATTTGTCGTTGGTTTTTCTTCAATGTTGGTAATCAGACCTTCATCGAATAAAGCTTGCACATAATCGGCTGCTTGTCGGATGGGGGCGAAACTGGGGCAGGGATATTCGATGCCTTCTCTCACCCACAAGACTGCAAAGTGGAAAGTGGTTTGTTCGAGGTTTTGAAGGGTGACAGGGCCTGTACTCATAAAAAGTCGTCTGTCAGATGGAGAATTTTCTTCTGAGCACTCTGACCAACCGTTTGCGTCTGTTGGCTCGGAAGGGTACATGTAGCGGGTGTGCGGAGGTAGCCCACCATTGAAGCCTTCTCCTCCATAGGTCATTTTCCATCCGTTTTTTGACAAACCTCTCAAACCATTAAAAGCATCATTGTTGGACTCGGGGAAACCCCAAACATGAAAAGCGGGCTCTCTATTCCAAAAGGTGTACATATTGGAGTACGTATCGTCTTCTTTGGGAAGTCCTTGTAACAATTTTACTCCTAAAATAGGTGGATTTTCGCCATAATCACCATCTATTTCATCACCATTGTAAAAGATACCCAAGTTTCGGAGGGTATCGCAGCCCACATAGTCATCATCGAATTGTCCCAAACAAGCATCGAAGGACATGCCAACCATCACCGAATCCAACCTCAATTGTGATTTGTTGGTGAGGGTATATTGGTAAAAAGTATGGTTTTGAAGCTCGGGAATGGTGTTGTACGCATAAGCCATACAGTGCCCATCTATTTGTACGGTTTTATTGGCAGTGGGTGAACCAAATCCACCTTTGTCGTTGAATACCCACCACAAGGCTTGATCACCCAGTATCTTGGGAATGTCTCCATCCATTGGGTTGTAATTGTCGTCACCATTCGCATCTACAAAAGGGGCTAAGTCTTGCTCGGGCGAAAAACTTATGTGTGGATTGTTTCGAGCGGGCCATTCCAAAATGTCTTTGGGAACTTCGCTAAGTAAGCCCAAACGGAAAGAGTCTAGGGTAGATTTATTGATTTTCCAGACCCTATCATATTCGTTACAGATTTCGGGAAAGGTGTCGCCCATATCGTTTAGTGGTCCAGGGAAATAGGCATTTTTGGCTCGTCCTGCATAATATTGAAATGCGGTTCTTTTTCGCCCCATTTCGTCTATAGCACCTACCCAAAGGTCAAACACGAAAAATGGATGAATGCCGCTTCCTTTCGGTACTTCGTAGTGGTTTTTGAAAGTCTGTATGTCAAACCACATATCACCACTTGCCCAATACCTTGCCCGCACATTGTTGATGTCTAAATCTGCAAAAGTGACTCCTTTTTCGCATTGGGGGAGTTGGGCGTGACCATTGAAGTGGAAGAAAAGTAGGAAGAATAGGATTTTGAAGTAAGCAGGTTTCATATTTTTTGTTTTGATTGGCATATCATATTATACGCATCAAAATTGCAGAAAATGCATTACTTTACCAAATACATTTTTTTGTGTTTATCGGTGCAATCATTGAAGAAGTTTTGGTTTTTGGATTGAAACAGGACCGTATTTGAAGGGTTGATTGTCATGTTGTTGGAATGTATTTTTGGGGAGCGTGTAAAGAATTGATGATAAAAGTCAAAAATTAGATTGATGATTATCATTTTTCGTTAGGCAAATATGGGTGAACTTTACAATCGTAAAAAGAAATCAAACACTAAAAACAGATTCCAATATGTGTACTTCAAGATGCCCCTAAATCAGCTTCAAAAATTTGACGCTTTTTTTTGTTTCAAAACATGAATATATGTTCATGTATTAATTTAATAATCTACAAATATTTATAAAAATGAAAATCGAACAAATTTATACTGGTTGTTTGGCAGAAGCCGCTTATTATATCGAATCCAATGGCGAAGCCGTAATCATTGATCCTTTGAGAGAAGTACAGCCTTATATAGACCGAGCTACTAAAGATGGTGCTACTATCAAATACATCTTTGAAACTCATTTTCATGCAGATTTTGTGTCTGGACACAAGGACTTAGCTGCAAAAACAGGTGCAAAAATCGTGTTTGGGCCAACGACAATGGAAACGGGCTTTGAGAAAGTAGTGGCAAAAGACGGCCAAGTTTTTGAGGTAGGAGGTGTTACCTTCAAGGTATTGCACACGCCAGGGCATACGATGGAGAGCAGTTGTTATTTATTAAGTAATGAAGAAGGAAAAGAGGTTGGCTTGTTTACGGGTGATACTTTGTTTATTGGAGATGTAGGCCGCCCTGATTTGGCACAAAAAGTAATCGCAGAACTGACACAAGAGAAGTTGGCAAACCATCTTTTTGATTCTTTGCGAAACCAAATCATGCCGCTTTCTGATGACCTTATTGTGTATCCAGCGCATGGTGCGGGAAGTGCTTGTGGCAAAAAAATGAGTAAGGAAACCACAGATACTCTTGGAAATCAAAAGAAAACGAATTATGCACTGCAACCTGAATTGACTCGGGAAGAATTTGTGAAACAAGTTTTGACAGGTTTGACTCCACCTCCAGGCTATTTCCCACAAAATGTTTTGATGAACATCACGGGTTATGACAGCATTGACGAAGTATTGGAAAGAGGGGTGAAGGCGCTCAGCCCGAATATATTTGAGACTGTTGCAAATGAGACAGATGCGGTAATCATAGACACCCGTTCTAAGGATGATTTCCGTAAAGGATTTATTCCCAATTCTATTTTCATTGGTCTTGATGGAAGTTTCGCATCGTGGGTCGGTACATTGATTCCAGATATCAAACAAAGCATTCTTTTTGTAGCGGATGAAGGCAGGGAAGAAGAAGTAGTCACCCGTTTGGCTCGTGTAGGGTATGACAATGCGCTTGGTTATTTGGCAGGTGGTTTTGAATCTTGGGAGAATGCAGGTAACGAAGTAGATACGATTGATTCTGTGGATGTGGAGACCTTGGCTTCAATGAAAAATCCCAATATTTTGGATGTGCGTAGATCAAGTGAATACAATAGTGAACACATTGTCAATGCTTTGAATACGCCACTTGACTACATCAATGACAGCATGGCGATGATTGACAAAAACAAGGATTTCTATGTGCATTGTGTTTCTGGATATCGGTCATTGGCGTTTATTTCCATTTTGAAGGCGAGAGGCTTTGATAATTTGACTGACATCATGGGCGGTTTCAATGCAATCAAAGGTAAGACAGAATTTGAAATAACGGATTATGTTTGTCCGACTACGGAGTTGTAGGAAGGATTCAAAGTAGGTTGTTCTTGGCATAAAAACGAATCGGAGGTATCTGTTTACAGAAGCCTCCGATTTTTTTTTTTGAAGTTGAAACTGAGTTTTTATTTCGAACTCAGTCATTGAATTTTAATCCGAAGTTTTCACCGCCTGCAATGCAATCCGTTCAAAAGCATTCGCAATTCGCACCACATAAATCCCTTTTGGGGCAGATTGCCAGGCCGAAAAGTCAAATTTGTAGGGTTGTTCAGAAAGCACATCTGTGTGGTATTCTTCATACAGTCGTCCTGTGAGGTCGAACAGCTGAAGGGTAATGGACTCAGAGCGGGGTGCATAATAATACACCCTTGCCGTATCATCGAAAGGATTGGGATACACAAAAGCCGTTGCTGGTGCAGGCATATTTGAAGGGGCAAGTTCAGAGAGGCGAAGATGAGCAGATTGAAAATCAGGAATACCATAACCCATTTCCTGAGAAGGTATTTCATATTGACTCGCACTTTTTTCAAGGGCTGCAATGATGGCTTGTGGGTTTTGGCGAGGATGAGCCTGCAAAAGGCAAGTCACCAAACCTGCCATAATCGGTGAAGAAAAAGAAGTACCATTGGCATTCTGAATAGTTCCATCCACTGTCACTGTTTCAGCTGATTGTCCTTGAGCCATTAGGTTGGGTTTGACCTTATTATTGCTGTCAATCTCCAAACCAATAGAGCTAAAAGAAGCATATTTCTCGTCTTTGTTCACTGCCCCTACGGTCAATACGCTATCGGCATCAGCAGGAGTTGTGAGGTATTGCCATTGTTTGTTACCCTTATTTCCTGCGCTTACCACTACCAACATTCCCTTACTGGCAGCGATGTCTGCCCCTCTTGTAATCACAGCAGTATTGCCGTTCAAATCTTCGGCACTGTAGTCCATGCTCGAATCGTCAAAAGTAGTATATCCCAGCGAGGTATTGATGACATCCACACCTGCACTATCTGCCATTTCAGCCGCTGCCACCCAATTGTATTCTTCAATGCGGGATTCGGATTTGTTGTCTTCGGTTCGGAACAGCCAAAAGCTAGCATCAGGAGCCGTACCAACGAATTGACCGGGCAATTTTGCTGCAATCGTAGAAAGTACGTGTGTGCCGTGTGTGCTATCGTGGTAGGGATTTTGATCTATGTCCACAAAGTCGTAAGTACCTACAATTTTGTGATTTTCATACAAATGTTGAAATACTTCCATTTTTTCCACATTCGAGAAACCTGCATCTATCACTGCAATGAGCATACCTTCGCCTGTAAAACCATGTGCATGAAGATAATCACCTTTTAGCATTTCGATTTGGTGAAAAGCAGCTCCATAATAAATACTTTCTTCTGGTTCGTCCTCATCTTCCACCTTCAACTGGACATCAGAAAACTTTGAAGTAATGGTCACATTCCTCCTTTTCTTTTTGTCCTTACCAATTGCAGTCACCTCTGTCACAAATGGCAGTTTTTTTAATTCTTCCAGTACATTGGGATTTTCTATAGAAACTACTGCACCGTTGAACCATTTTGAAGGATATAGAACTGTTGCACCTGATTGTCTAACAGATTGAAGATGATTAGGAGAAACAGGTAAATCAGCCTTCGTCAAAGGGATTCGGTAGCGCAATCGGCGGTCTATAGCTCTTTCAGATAAAAAATTTTCGGGATGAGAAAGCAAATAAGCGGTGTTGGCTTTATCTGCAAAACCTACCCAATATTTGTTATAAGAGGTTTGGGCATAAGCTGAACCCATGCTACAAAATAGCAGTAAAGCAGTAAGCCAATAAAAATGATAGCCTTTGGTTGGGCGTATGTTGTCGTATTGTTGAAGGGAAAAATTGCAGGTCGTTTTTTTCATGCAAAAAATTGATTTATTGCTTGTAATCTGTAAGCGTAATAACAGTTAAATAGCCAGTTTCTGCTCTTTGAGGCCAGTCATCAGAGGAGTTTGTGTCATTGCGTTTCAGAATCCATTCTTCTTTTTTAATTAAACCCACATTCTTTGCATAAGTTTCGATGGCAAAGGTTTTGTTTACCAAATCTTCTCTGTCAATTTGACTTACTGTAAGCGTTTCCGCAAAACTCAAACCATTCAAAGAAGCATTGCCTGCGACTTCAATATATTCGTAGTTCCAATCACGGTAGTCCCGCAATCGTGGATCGTCTGTATTGATAAAAGTATTGCCATCCCATATTCGTCCTTCAAAAACGGGAAAAATAAGTTTCATAAACCGCAAATCTCCTTCTACACGTTCTACTTGATCGTCAGTACGTACTGCATACCAAATAGTAGGTGTAACGTCTTTCCATGCTATACTTTGGTTGGGGCGAACATAGCGTTCGATGGTAATCGCCTCTCTGCCTTCATTGTCAAAAAATACCTGCCCGAAAACCTCTCTCATTTGCATACTTACTGTATCTTTTCCGTTGGTTCTCAGTGGGCTGTAAAGCACCGAGTCCACTTTGTATTCGAGCCAGAAACCTTGCTCAGTCGGAAAATACTCCAAGCCTTTGGCCAAATCGAATGTTTCGATTTTATCCTCGCAAGAACTAACAAAAATCAAACAAAAGATTGATAGTAGAGATATGGACAAAAAAGAATAAGAGAATTTTTTCATTATTTCTATTTGATTTTCAAATATTTTAATATATCATCGTACAAACCACTGTCATTGGCATACAGTGCATAGTTTTTGGCTGTCTGAAACCATTCCTTTGTAGAAGGTCGCAACTGCTTGCTGGCTGCTAACAGATCTTTTTGCGACAAGGGAATGGGTTTTCCTGCTCGCATAGACTCCCGTAGTTTTCCTTCAATGGCAATGTCTATCAATGACTTGAGGTCTGCACCCGAAAAATCATTGGTGTGTTTTGCAATTTTTGCAGTATCAACTGATTCAGTTGGTTTGTCTTTCAGCAAAATATCCAAGATGCTTTTTCGAGCAGCTTCATCGGGCGGTGCTACAAAAATGAAACGGTCAAAACGTCCTGGGCGACGAAACGCCACATCCAAATTCCACGGCGTATTGGTCGCACCCAATACCAAAACTCCTTCATTGTCACCGTCAATGCCATCCATTTCCGACAAAAACTGATTGATGGTACTACGACCACCACTTCTTTTCATATCCGTTCGGCTTGCACCCAGCGCATCTACTTCATCAAAAAATAACACGCAAGGAGCTTGATTACGTGCGAGTTCGAATATTTGATGCAGATTTTTTTCGCTGTTACCCATCCACATATCCAAAATATCGTTGATTCCAACAGACAAAAAACTGGCATTTACTTCGCCTGCCGTAGCTCTTGCCAAATGCGTTTTACCACATCCTGGAGGACCATACATCAGTATGCCTCCTCCAATTTTTTTGCCATATGCTTTGTAGAGGTCAGGAAACTTGAGAGGAGAAATGATTTTCAATTCAATTTCTTCTTTCACTTTCTCCATACCTCCTACGTCCTCAAACGTAATTTTTGGCTTTTCTATTTCACCTATTTCTTCTTCATCTGGTAAATCTACCGACACTTTTCCTTCATCATTGCCATAAGAAGTTGTCTTTGCCTTCAACTTGCTTTCAAAGTGCAAGTCTTTCAGGTCTTTATCAAGTATTACGGCTTTTTCGTATTCTTCAATGGCAGCTGTCCGATCGCCACTTTCATAGAGTAAATGGGCGTGTAAAAGAAAAACAGTAGGATGGGGCGTATTGTCTTGAAGCAATTCTTCTACAATCACAAAAGCTGCTGAATTTTTGCCTAATTTATAAAAAGATTGTGCCAGCCCAATCTTGGCTATTTTATTTTGAGGTCTGATTTCCAAAACTTTGCGGTACTGTTCCTCTGCTTCTGCAAAACGGTTCAGGTCAAACAAATTACCTGCAATGTGCATTCGCAAAGGGACATTGTCGGGAGAAAATTGCAGCGCATCTAACAAATTTTGAAGAGCTTCTTCTTTTGGAGACATATTTTATAAAATGTTTTAAGTTTTGATTATCAATTTCTTTGATTTAAAGCCTTCAACAAAAGCTTCAAATCGGCCAATTCTTCTTTTATCAAATAATTTTCTTTGAACAACCAACCGACCGCACCTACCAATACAATCAAAATAAACACAACAATCAGGGAAGTACCTCCTCCAGAACTGGGTTTTGTAGGAGTAACTTCATCGTTGTTTGCTGTTGTTACTGCTTCTGTTGACGTTTCGGAGGCTGTATTCGTTGTTTTGGGAGTCGTTACTTTGATGGGTTTGCTTACGCCAAAAGTATGTTTACTGATTTCGGTAAGCGCATTGTTGGCAATGTCGTTGATTTCGCCTTCAAGTTGTAATACCTTTTGATCCAGACGCACACACACACGATTGCTGATTTGTTGATGTTTTTGGCAAGTTGCTCTAAATTGTTGAACAGCATAAGTACTAACCTCCTCTAATGCGTTGGCGAAGTGACTATATTCACTCGGGTTCTCTACTTTTCCTTTGTAGGCATTTATTTCTGCTGAAAGTTTCAAAAACATGGTTTTGTAGCCACGCACTTGATTTTCTTTTACTTTGTTTACCTCTTTTTCAATCGAGTCATAATTACAATCTTTGATATTTCGAGCTGCAAGAGGGCGATCATAGCCAATGAGCAATAATTTAATGGTGGAACAGTTAATGTCTTCAATGGCTTTGTTGTAGATTTCTATTTGTACTTGTGCATGTAGGAGAGGAGTTGCAAGACTTATAAAAACAATGCATACTGTATAAAATAGTTTTTTTACCAGATGTTTAATGGCAATATTATTATTCATGTTTATTGACCTTATTTTTAGAAGCGAAAATACAATTATTACATTGTAGTGAAAAACCAAAACGATGTTTATTTTTGGGGCGAATTTAATAAATGAATAAAATCAAATGGAACAAGAACTTGAAATCTTGACTGCTCAAGGGCAGTTATTGTTTAGTATTGAAGTAGCTCTTGCTTTGAGGAGTAACAACGTAAAGCACTTTTTGGATTTGGAAAAACGAATCGTTATCAGTTTTTCTGAATCGGATGAATTGGTAGATGATTATTGGGATGAAATCGAAGCACATCCCGAACAATATCTTCAAATTGAGCCAATTGGAATGAAGGACCTATTGCAAGCAAAACAAGATTTTGTGAAAATGGTCAATGATGCCACATTGCAAGCGGCATTGATTCAGTCCTTGGAGAGTGACCGTTTAGAAGTTGCGTTTAGGCAGGCCTTGCATCCTTATCCCGAAGTATTGAAGAATTGGTACTTTTTTGAAGATGTGTTTTATCTGCAAAAAGCCAAAGACTGGCTTTTGGAGAATGGAGTAATGGAACCTTAATCGCTTGCTAATATATCTGCAATGTGTAAGGTCTTTAATGGAATATTGTGTTTTTTGAGATAGCCATCGAGGTGCATTAAACAGGATAAATCGGTGGAAATGAGGTAGTCCACATTTTGGGTAGAAGCCAAGATGTTTTCTGTTTTTTTTTCTGCCATTGCAGTAGAAATGGCTTCAAATTTGACTGCAAATGTACCGCCAAAACCACAGCAAGTTTCACATTCATGGGATTCCTGTAATTGTAATCCTTTCACATTGGCCAACAGTTTGCGGGGAGCATCCTTGATGCCACATTCTCGCAGTGCTCCACAAGAATCGTGGTAAGTAGCTGTACCATTGAAGGTTGCACCTAAATCTTCTACTTGTAGAACATTTACCAAAAATTCTGTTAACTCATATATTTTTGGGCTTAGATTGGCAGATTCTTTTTGAAGTGTAGGCTGATTTTCAAAGAGTTTGACGTAGTGATTTCGGATAAAGCCAACACAAGAACCTGAAGGACAAACAATGATAGGGGCATTTTCAAAGTCTTTTACAAATTTGGAGGCTACCTTCGTGGCTTCTTGCCAAAATCCTGCATTGAAGGCGGGCTGAGCACAGCAGGTTTGATTGGGATTGTAATCAATCTCACAGCCTACTTGTTGCAATATTTTCACCATGTTGCGTGCAGTATCTGGAAAAAACTGGTCGACAAAGCAAGGGATGAATAAGGAAACTTTCATGGTATGAAAATTAATGTTTGAAAATCAAAACAATACAGCTGCGTTTGAAGATTTATTTTCACTGAATTTTGATGCTATTCTTCAAAATCTCTAAGCTATTTGGACCTTCTGAAAAGAGCAAATCCAAAACACTGAGGTTGGGCAAGAAACCTGTTTTCGTTTCAAATACTTGATGGTAAACAGGAGTCTCAAAAAGGGGATCTTGTTTTTCTTTTGAAGGATTTGGTTGTATAAATGACCTAAAATCAATGACTTTTGAACTGTCATAGATTTTATGAAACTCCTCTGTAAAAGTAATCTCAATGAGGTTTTGAGCGTGTAGAGCTGTTAGAATGAAGTTGTTGAGGTGTTGGTTAAAATCCATCAAATACACCATTTTTTGGGTATAAATTGGCAGTAAATCATCCTCGTAATACTCAAAATAAGGAGAAGAACGATAGGCTGATTTTAAGCTATTCCAGTGGTGTTTTTGCCATTCCTCATCATAGCTAATTTTCATATCTTTCATGGTTTGCCGTTGACTTCTGCCTCTTTTCAACGGGATACTCAAGCGAAGTTGACCATCGGGCATGGCGATATGGCAACGATTTCGATACGTTGCTTTTTGAAAATGTTCGCATTGTTCTATTAGCACTTTGCCGTGGTGCAATAGTCGAGCATAATAGTGGATATTGCCCACATATTGGGATTCGATGAGTAAGGTGGTTTTATTTTCCGTTGTCATACAGGCAAAGTTAGGAATAAATTAAAAGCAAGGTGAAAAAAAGTTTTTGCTTTTTTTACATTGTCAATCATTGAAAAAGGGCAAATTTCTTTTGAAACTTGCCCTTTCTAACTTTATATCAGACACTAATTTCTCTTCTTTTTCTTGGCTTTTTTCTTTTTCGATTTTTTCTTTTTGTTACTTTTTTTAGTGTTCGAATCGAACAAAGGTTTAGGCACAGGAGCTGTTTGCAGCACTGCATGGTATACTTTTGGTACATATTTCCACATTCCGTCCACAAACTCCAACCCCTCATAAGTGCCATCAGGAATATAATCAAAATAATATCCTTTGGATTTTTCATCTTTCGGCTCTAAGTGATCGAAAATGATTTTTCCCTGTGAAACATCAAAGTTTAAGTTCACTATCGCCTTGTCTTGAAATTCCATAAGAAAACGGTGTTTTACGACAAGAGGTTCATCTTCTCTCACTACTTCAATAATAGGTGCACCAAAAACTGCTTTTCCTTCTTCAAATTGCAATACTTCGAGTACCTTTATATCACTGCGTTCATTGTTGCCATCCCAACCAAAGAGCATATAATACTTTTTGTTGTTGTGTGTCACCTGCTTGATGTTGTAATACAATGCACCAAACCAGTTGGCTGCATCTAAAACTTTGTCTTCTGCTTGCCCCGCATTGGCAGACTTATCCTCTAAAGGAATCAACTTGAGTTCCCCCGAATTCATTTGAATCGCTCCAAAGTATCGGTAAGTACTGCTGGCAAGCAAGGGAATAGTCCAAGTAAAAATTCGGAAGGAATTGTCTGCGGGTTTGAGGATAGACACACTTTTTAGAGAATCAAAGGGATATTCATAGGAGTTGGGCGTTTTGAGCGCATTGACCAAAGTAGGGATAAATTTATAGCAATACGTTAATCGAACAGAGTCATTGTAATTAACCAGTGAACGTAGGGCAATCGGATCATGTGCGTCGGCTACTTGTTGTGCCTTGAC
The Chitinophagales bacterium genome window above contains:
- a CDS encoding T9SS type A sorting domain-containing protein; translation: MQNNYFKTLFVLLFIHFNVHAQLPQCEKGVTFADLDINNVRARYWASGNMWFDPLTTHPHYEVPKGSGKHSMFSFDFWLGAVDEMGRKRIVFQNFAGQWSLGERYFPGPLDDIGDTYPEICKYYDRIWKINKSALDSFRLGLFTQIPKDILEWPAKNNPHISFSPNRELAPFIDLNGDDNYNPMDGDYPEILGDQALWWVFNDKGGYGSPYLDKTIQLEIHAMAYAYNSVPALQNHTFYKYTFSNKSNLRMDSMMIGMSIVPDLGQYDDDYMGCDTLRNMAIVYNGDDFDGEYKEDIPMTGIKLLQGPQKNDGTHADLYTCWHRGGDPNIWGFPEYEEQGYNGLWGLLKYGSPMTYNGETFLHMFPSDPKDENGWSMCSLDYPAQNIRMLMGIGPFTIQPNQQKELHFAVLWVREGVEYPCPSFAPIRQAADYVQALFDEGLITNIEEKPTTNLQSSTIQLFPNPATTNTLLTLEQNPKQVLQSGTLQLFDSLGKLVKSVALKETQRNEIELFSLQSGIYFYRLQWERGNIENGKLIVQ
- a CDS encoding T9SS type A sorting domain-containing protein; the protein is MKPAYFKILFFLLFFHFNGHAQLPQCEKGVTFADLDINNVRARYWASGDMWFDIQTFKNHYEVPKGSGIHPFFVFDLWVGAIDEMGRKRTAFQYYAGRAKNAYFPGPLNDMGDTFPEICNEYDRVWKINKSTLDSFRLGLLSEVPKDILEWPARNNPHISFSPEQDLAPFVDANGDDNYNPMDGDIPKILGDQALWWVFNDKGGFGSPTANKTVQIDGHCMAYAYNTIPELQNHTFYQYTLTNKSQLRLDSVMVGMSFDACLGQFDDDYVGCDTLRNLGIFYNGDEIDGDYGENPPILGVKLLQGLPKEDDTYSNMYTFWNREPAFHVWGFPESNNDAFNGLRGLSKNGWKMTYGGEGFNGGLPPHTRYMYPSEPTDANGWSECSEENSPSDRRLFMSTGPVTLQNLEQTTFHFAVLWVREGIEYPCPSFAPIRQAADYVQALFDEGLITNIEEKPTTNLQSSTIHLFPNPAASNAVLYLNQNSNQALQKGILQLFDSLGKLVKSVALKETQRNEIELFSLQSGIYFYRLQWEKGGVENGKLMIQ
- a CDS encoding MBL fold metallo-hydrolase, whose product is MKIEQIYTGCLAEAAYYIESNGEAVIIDPLREVQPYIDRATKDGATIKYIFETHFHADFVSGHKDLAAKTGAKIVFGPTTMETGFEKVVAKDGQVFEVGGVTFKVLHTPGHTMESSCYLLSNEEGKEVGLFTGDTLFIGDVGRPDLAQKVIAELTQEKLANHLFDSLRNQIMPLSDDLIVYPAHGAGSACGKKMSKETTDTLGNQKKTNYALQPELTREEFVKQVLTGLTPPPGYFPQNVLMNITGYDSIDEVLERGVKALSPNIFETVANETDAVIIDTRSKDDFRKGFIPNSIFIGLDGSFASWVGTLIPDIKQSILFVADEGREEEVVTRLARVGYDNALGYLAGGFESWENAGNEVDTIDSVDVETLASMKNPNILDVRRSSEYNSEHIVNALNTPLDYINDSMAMIDKNKDFYVHCVSGYRSLAFISILKARGFDNLTDIMGGFNAIKGKTEFEITDYVCPTTEL
- a CDS encoding S8 family serine peptidase: MKKTTCNFSLQQYDNIRPTKGYHFYWLTALLLFCSMGSAYAQTSYNKYWVGFADKANTAYLLSHPENFLSERAIDRRLRYRIPLTKADLPVSPNHLQSVRQSGATVLYPSKWFNGAVVSIENPNVLEELKKLPFVTEVTAIGKDKKKRRNVTITSKFSDVQLKVEDEDEPEESIYYGAAFHQIEMLKGDYLHAHGFTGEGMLIAVIDAGFSNVEKMEVFQHLYENHKIVGTYDFVDIDQNPYHDSTHGTHVLSTIAAKLPGQFVGTAPDASFWLFRTEDNKSESRIEEYNWVAAAEMADSAGVDVINTSLGYTTFDDSSMDYSAEDLNGNTAVITRGADIAASKGMLVVVSAGNKGNKQWQYLTTPADADSVLTVGAVNKDEKYASFSSIGLEIDSNNKVKPNLMAQGQSAETVTVDGTIQNANGTSFSSPIMAGLVTCLLQAHPRQNPQAIIAALEKSASQYEIPSQEMGYGIPDFQSAHLRLSELAPSNMPAPATAFVYPNPFDDTARVYYYAPRSESITLQLFDLTGRLYEEYHTDVLSEQPYKFDFSAWQSAPKGIYVVRIANAFERIALQAVKTSD